The segment GAAACCACCAGAAAATGATATATCCGATAAACCACTGATGCTTATGTATCCTATCATTCCTGTGATGCAGGCTTCGTAATATATAAATGTCTGAAAACCTGTACAATCTGTTGACTTCTGAAAAGATACAACTTTTAAGATGACGACGGTTAGTGTAAAAAGATACAATTCTTAAAAGATATGATGGTTCTGCAATTTGTTTAGGAGACGCCTTTGAGAAGATACAATGAGGCATGGATTGTTAATATGAATCATGACGTCATATCCTTCATCCTAAACAAAGTTTTATcccttaaattatattttagaagcCAATTGTCACtgttaaattttggttttttttcctataataAAATGGTGACATCAGTAGtacaaaaaaatagatttgctatatatattatatatagattaataaataaataaaattattttatatataactaaaagaTAACTCTGATATGTATTGTTATccagaaattatattttaatataataataattttttttatataattatgtgGGTATCTTCAAGCAAAACACCTGGTTAAaagtatatatcatataaatccTTTTAGTTGTTACATtatcgaaaaagaaaaagtgaATAAAAGCGggaaaaaatcaaataagaaaaggaaatagggaaaacaaatttaaaaaaaaaaggaaacaaagtGGCTATATATACAGCTAGCTCTACAGAACTCAAACTagcatagaaaaaaaaaacctaacgatccagagagaaagagagagatggaagGAGTCTACGTTCCTGCTTTCAGAAGGAAGGAGAAGACGACAGACATGGAGCGAGAATCATGGGACGAGCTCCGGAGAAGAATCAACGCCTTGGTGAACAAGGCAAGCGCGAACAACCTGCGCCACGTGGCTTTGGAACTCTTCCAAGAAGATCTGATCAGAGGCAGAGGCCTCTTGTGCAGATCGTGCATGAAATCTCAGATGGCTTCTCCCGCTTTCTCCGACGTGATCGCCGCTCTGATCGCCGTCGTGAACTCCAAGCTTCCTTCGGTCGGCGACCTCTTGCTGAGAAGGTTGGTTCTGCGGATCCGAAGGGCTTATGATCGTAACGACAAGCCTCTTTTGTTGGCTGTAGTTAGGTTCCTCGCGCATCTCGTGAACCAGCGGGTGGCTTGCGAGGTTATCGCCCTCGAGGTTGTACACATGCTTCTCGGCGAGCCTACCGAGAGCAGTGTCGAGGTCGCTGTCGCGTTTGTTAGAGAGTGTGGTGCGTTGCTTCTTGAGGTCTCTCCGAGTGGTATTAACGTGATCTTTGACGTGTTTCGAAGGATTGTTCAAGAAGGGGATTTGGAGTTTAGGTCTCGGTGTTTGGTCGAGTCTTTGGTCGCTCTTAGGAGAGCTAATTTCGAGGGCCGTCCAGCGGTTCGTGATAAGTTGGATCTTGTTGATTCAGACGAGAAAGTGACGCATGTCATCTCTCTGTTTGATGAGTCTGATCCCGAGACTTCTCTTGACGTCTACAAGCCTGACCCTGAGTTCCACCAGAACGAGAAGAAGTACGAGCAGCTTAAAAGGAAGATACTTGGGgagcaagaaaaagaagaagtagatgatgatgatgatgatgatgataatgatgatgatgaagggACAGTTATACATGATCATACAGAAACCGATCTTGTCAGTCTGAGGAGGACAATTTATCAAACGATCATGTCAAGTCTTAATTTCGAGGAAGCGGGGCATAAACTGCTCCAAATCAGACTCGAACCGGGTCAGGAGATGGAGCTATGCGTTATGATCCTCGAATGTTGCGCTGAGGAGAGAACTTATCGTCCTTTCTACGGTCACTTAGCACACAGGTTCTGCCTAAGAAGCAAAACGTACAGAGAATGTTTCGAGAATCTGTTTGTGCAGCAATACGCGACGGTTCACCGTCTGGAAACTAATAAACTGAGTAAGGTAGCCATGTTCTTTGCTCACGTGCTGGCCGCGGGATCTCTACCGTGGCGTGTCCTTGGCAATGTTTGGTTGACAGAGGAAGACACAACATCATCGTCACGTATCTTTCTCAAGATACTGTTCCAAGAACTCTCTGAGCAAATGGGATTGAGAGCGTTGAATGAGAAGCTTCAGGATCCGACCATGGAGGACACTTTTGAGTCAATGTTCCCAAAGGACCATCCTAGGAACATGAGGTTCTCCATCAACTTCTTCACCTCAATTGGTCTTGGAGGCATCACTGAGAGACTCAGGCAGCTCCTCGCCCAGCGTCAGAATCCGTAATTAATTAgatgagatggagaagaagcgtAAAAGAAGAAGAGGTTGATTAGTATAAAGCTCTCTACAAATTTTTATTGTCTCTTTATTTGGCTTGAAGTgtcttaaaaagaaaatcaaagaaaggTTTTTTCGTATCTAttgcctctttttttttctttttttttttaactttgatgAGCTcacaaaaaatcaaatatgttttaaagctatgagtttgcatacaatagCGTTTAAGGTCCATCATCTACTGCTTTGTTGAGCCTAATTTTATGTTCAAAGCTCAAGTTAGTTTAAGAACAAACTTAAACTCGCCAAAATTACACCATGATGATGTAAAGCTTAACTAACACCTCTGTCCAGACTCTAATGATGTAGTAATCACAAGTTGTAATTAAATAGAGAATGAAGTTGGAAGAAAAACACAGCAAAAATCAATTACAAGGCTAATGTTGTTATCAGATAAGAGACTGAAACAAGAAAGTAtagttaaaaacttaaaatcctAAACGATGTGTCGAGAATCAGACCGAATCCAGAATCAAGTGCTACCGCTCTTTATCGCTTAGTTGTTTATTGACTGCAATTTGAGTAACAGACTGTTTTATTCCAACTAACAAGAGTAGTCTGAAATATTGTACCTGCAGCCTCGGTTGCATGACTCCCTGGTGCTACTCTAATCGACCTGAACACAAATATGCGGAAAATTAATAAGAGAATTAATCACCTTCAGTTAGTCTTAGTGATCCTGGTGACTCTTTAAGAAACACAAGAATAATCTTCAACCGGA is part of the Raphanus sativus cultivar WK10039 chromosome 5, ASM80110v3, whole genome shotgun sequence genome and harbors:
- the LOC108857947 gene encoding uncharacterized protein LOC108857947 translates to MEGVYVPAFRRKEKTTDMERESWDELRRRINALVNKASANNLRHVALELFQEDLIRGRGLLCRSCMKSQMASPAFSDVIAALIAVVNSKLPSVGDLLLRRLVLRIRRAYDRNDKPLLLAVVRFLAHLVNQRVACEVIALEVVHMLLGEPTESSVEVAVAFVRECGALLLEVSPSGINVIFDVFRRIVQEGDLEFRSRCLVESLVALRRANFEGRPAVRDKLDLVDSDEKVTHVISLFDESDPETSLDVYKPDPEFHQNEKKYEQLKRKILGEQEKEEVDDDDDDDDNDDDEGTVIHDHTETDLVSLRRTIYQTIMSSLNFEEAGHKLLQIRLEPGQEMELCVMILECCAEERTYRPFYGHLAHRFCLRSKTYRECFENLFVQQYATVHRLETNKLSKVAMFFAHVLAAGSLPWRVLGNVWLTEEDTTSSSRIFLKILFQELSEQMGLRALNEKLQDPTMEDTFESMFPKDHPRNMRFSINFFTSIGLGGITERLRQLLAQRQNP